One genomic segment of Clostridiales bacterium includes these proteins:
- a CDS encoding peptidoglycan DD-metalloendopeptidase family protein, with translation MLVKKRVKVFLIVSLLAIFCFNIMAMAADDLGNLKDQYGDTNDKIDDLKGQKGDIVSEIQKYQKDIDVLKNNISKVNNDIDDIQHKISTAQNNIDVATKKLNAAIEDYNKQDALMKERINALYKNGTTIGYIQIILSSTSLSDFLTRADIMERVINNDVQMLKVMKQKRVSINNQKVKLESDKKGLVALNSSLVSKKNGLEKQNAQLNVLVKDRNQKVAKLDSTIKAEQVAAEKIKDKISSIMAAKAAAEAAAKKAASSESGSTQVASRGVSSFNGRVYAILHRSEFPAGAHPYISSGYGSRVDPITGILGAFHPGIDISTNGAVNIPVHAMAPGTVIIAEWVSGYGNCVVIDHGNGLFSLYGHNNSFKVIEGQTVSGGQVVSLSGNTGRSTGPHVHFSVLRGGTGRENYINPSPYLLISD, from the coding sequence ATGTTGGTTAAAAAAAGGGTAAAAGTATTTCTGATTGTTTCGCTGCTGGCGATTTTTTGCTTCAATATTATGGCGATGGCTGCCGATGACCTTGGAAATCTCAAGGATCAATACGGTGATACAAATGATAAAATCGATGATTTGAAGGGTCAAAAGGGCGATATTGTATCCGAAATCCAAAAATATCAGAAGGATATAGATGTGCTCAAAAACAATATATCGAAGGTCAATAATGACATAGATGATATACAGCATAAAATCAGCACCGCACAGAATAATATCGATGTGGCGACAAAGAAATTAAACGCTGCGATTGAGGATTACAATAAACAGGATGCATTGATGAAAGAGAGAATCAACGCCCTGTACAAAAATGGGACAACCATTGGATACATACAGATTATACTTAGTTCTACAAGCCTTTCGGATTTCTTAACGAGGGCTGATATCATGGAAAGAGTAATAAACAATGACGTCCAGATGCTTAAGGTGATGAAGCAGAAAAGAGTCAGCATCAATAATCAGAAAGTAAAATTGGAAAGCGACAAGAAAGGGCTTGTTGCATTGAATTCAAGCCTTGTCAGCAAAAAAAACGGGCTTGAAAAGCAAAATGCTCAATTGAATGTTCTGGTAAAAGACAGAAACCAAAAAGTAGCCAAGTTGGATTCTACAATAAAGGCTGAACAAGTGGCAGCGGAAAAGATAAAGGACAAGATATCTTCCATTATGGCGGCCAAGGCTGCGGCCGAGGCGGCGGCAAAGAAAGCCGCAAGCAGCGAAAGCGGGAGTACACAGGTTGCAAGCAGAGGCGTAAGCTCATTTAACGGAAGAGTATATGCGATACTCCACAGGTCTGAATTTCCGGCCGGCGCGCATCCATATATATCGTCGGGTTATGGATCCAGAGTAGATCCGATAACAGGAATCCTCGGGGCATTTCATCCAGGCATAGATATAAGCACAAATGGTGCAGTGAATATACCTGTACATGCCATGGCACCGGGAACGGTGATAATTGCTGAGTGGGTTTCAGGATACGGAAACTGTGTCGTTATAGATCATGGCAACGGCTTGTTTTCGCTATACGGCCACAATAACAGTTTCAAAGTCATAGAAGGCCAGACAGTCAGCGGAGGACAGGTTGTTTCCCTTTCAGGGAACACAGGAAGGTCTACAGGGCCTCACGTTCACTTCAGTGTATTAAGAGGCGGCACAGGCAGAGAAAATTATATAAATCCTTCGCCATATTTATTGATATCTGATTGA
- the ftsX gene encoding permease-like cell division protein FtsX — protein MKIRTFGYYIKQGFKSVARNRMMSIASISAVMASLIILGIFFITVANVDYLMRSVESGVEIKIFLKDDITNDQMSTIDSNLKKAEGVTDVVYESKQEALDNFKKELGENSGLVEGIDANKVMPSSYIVKMKGPEFVEGAVKSVKGLPGVDKINDARPFVNQLIKVTNFVKTVGITLMVILLIISIFLISNTIKLTVMARRKEIGIMKFIGSTDWFIRWPFIIEGLLLGFIGALLSIVILGYGYTAVVNQLYKNYEMIKLVNPMDIIPYMAALFAAIGLFIGSIGGIISMRKFLRV, from the coding sequence ATGAAGATTAGGACATTTGGTTATTATATCAAACAGGGTTTTAAAAGTGTTGCGAGAAACAGGATGATGAGCATAGCCTCGATAAGTGCCGTAATGGCTTCACTTATCATACTGGGTATATTCTTTATAACGGTGGCTAATGTAGATTATTTGATGAGAAGTGTGGAATCAGGCGTCGAGATAAAAATATTTTTAAAGGACGATATAACAAACGACCAGATGAGTACTATCGATTCAAACTTGAAAAAAGCCGAGGGAGTAACGGATGTCGTTTACGAATCCAAGCAGGAGGCCCTTGATAATTTCAAAAAGGAACTCGGGGAAAACAGCGGGTTGGTAGAAGGAATCGATGCAAACAAGGTTATGCCGAGTTCATATATTGTAAAAATGAAAGGGCCCGAGTTTGTGGAGGGAGCCGTAAAATCGGTAAAAGGCCTTCCAGGGGTCGATAAAATAAACGATGCAAGGCCTTTTGTAAATCAGCTTATAAAAGTGACAAACTTCGTTAAAACAGTGGGCATAACTTTAATGGTTATATTGCTCATTATATCGATATTCCTGATTTCAAATACTATAAAACTTACCGTAATGGCAAGAAGAAAAGAAATAGGCATCATGAAATTTATCGGGTCGACAGATTGGTTTATAAGGTGGCCTTTTATAATAGAGGGGCTTTTGCTTGGTTTCATAGGCGCTCTCCTTTCAATTGTCATACTTGGTTATGGTTATACTGCCGTAGTGAATCAATTATATAAAAATTATGAAATGATCAAGCTTGTAAATCCAATGGACATTATTCCATATATGGCGGCGTTGTTTGCTGCAATAGGGCTTTTTATAGGGTCCATAGGCGGTATAATATCTATGCGAAAATTTTTGCGTGTTTAA
- the ftsE gene encoding cell division ATP-binding protein FtsE, protein MIEMQHISKVFKENSIALSDITLKIDKGEFVFLVGPSGAGKSTFIKLLLKEIEPTSGIITVNNINLSTLKHRQIPYYRRTIGTVFQDFRLLPNLTAYENIAFAMHIVEASSRDIRRRVAQVLAMVDLSRKANSYPNQLSGGEQQRVALARALVNNPSILIADEPTGNLDPDSAWTILDILDDVNKVGTTVVMATHAKDIVNKAKKRVIALEKGVLVRDQKRGAYNYED, encoded by the coding sequence ATGATAGAAATGCAGCATATATCAAAGGTATTCAAAGAAAATTCTATCGCCCTTTCAGATATAACACTTAAAATAGACAAGGGTGAGTTTGTATTCTTGGTCGGCCCAAGCGGAGCGGGCAAATCCACATTTATTAAACTTTTGCTAAAGGAAATAGAGCCCACTTCAGGTATTATAACAGTAAATAATATCAACCTTTCGACATTAAAGCACAGGCAGATTCCTTATTATAGAAGAACAATAGGTACGGTGTTTCAGGATTTCAGATTGCTTCCAAATCTCACCGCTTATGAAAATATAGCTTTTGCAATGCATATAGTTGAAGCATCATCGAGGGATATAAGAAGAAGAGTGGCGCAAGTCCTTGCCATGGTTGATTTAAGCAGAAAAGCAAATTCATATCCAAATCAACTCTCAGGCGGAGAGCAGCAGAGAGTTGCCCTTGCAAGAGCTCTTGTAAATAATCCATCTATTCTAATTGCGGACGAGCCTACGGGCAACCTTGATCCTGACAGCGCCTGGACAATACTCGATATATTAGATGACGTAAACAAAGTTGGGACAACCGTTGTTATGGCAACACATGCAAAGGATATCGTAAACAAAGCCAAAAAAAGGGTTATTGCCCTTGAAAAAGGAGTACTTGTAAGAGACCAGAAAAGGGGGGCATATAACTATGAAGATTAG
- a CDS encoding YitT family protein, with the protein MLKNTLKQYIVITIGFIICSIAVYFFLMPNNIAAGGVTGLGMIINHYVPVLPVGMLMIFMNVLLFVISFVVLGRKFGIKTIYASFGFSGVIWLLERTVHLENPVTDDPLLAVIIGTSVSGFGMAMIFNFNASTGGTDILAKILNRYFHIDIGKSLFIIDFIITLMAAFTFGIQKGLYAIIAVAMNGYIIDYIIAGFNIVMQVFIMTKNTDIIAEYIMNELDRGVTFFTGEGGFSGNGFRIIYTVLSRKEFIRLRSYIRKVDPKAFITVSDAHEVLGEGFKNMNPD; encoded by the coding sequence ATTTTGAAAAATACGTTGAAACAATACATAGTAATAACAATTGGTTTTATTATTTGCTCAATCGCAGTATATTTTTTTCTGATGCCCAATAATATAGCGGCAGGTGGAGTTACGGGGCTTGGCATGATAATAAATCATTATGTGCCCGTTCTTCCAGTAGGTATGCTTATGATTTTTATGAATGTACTGTTATTTGTCATATCTTTTGTTGTGCTCGGAAGGAAATTTGGGATTAAAACCATATATGCAAGCTTTGGATTTTCGGGAGTCATATGGTTGCTTGAGAGGACGGTGCATCTTGAAAATCCTGTTACGGATGACCCGCTGCTGGCCGTAATAATAGGGACTTCGGTTTCAGGATTCGGCATGGCGATGATATTTAATTTTAATGCATCGACAGGCGGTACGGATATTCTGGCCAAAATACTGAATAGATATTTCCATATAGATATAGGAAAATCTCTTTTTATCATCGATTTTATCATAACTCTTATGGCTGCATTCACATTTGGAATACAAAAGGGTCTGTATGCAATTATAGCTGTAGCTATGAACGGCTATATAATCGACTATATCATAGCAGGATTTAATATTGTGATGCAGGTTTTTATAATGACAAAAAATACCGATATTATAGCAGAGTATATAATGAATGAACTCGATAGGGGCGTAACGTTTTTCACGGGGGAGGGCGGCTTCTCCGGAAATGGGTTCAGGATCATATATACCGTTCTAAGCAGAAAGGAGTTCATACGATTGAGGTCGTATATTAGAAAAGTTGATCCGAAGGCTTTCATTACAGTAAGCGATGCACATGAGGTCTTGGGTGAGGGCTTCAAAAATATGAATCCTGATTGA
- a CDS encoding transketolase family protein: MAEKIATREAYGKALVELGEKNKNIVVLDADLSKSTKTANFAKKFPERFFDMGISEADMMTTAAGFATCGKIPFASTFAIFATGRAYEQVRNSICYPKLNVKIAATHSGITVGEDGATHQSVEDLSLMRSIPNMCVICPADAVETRAAIFAAVDYKGPVYIRLGRLSVPVIYDENNFKFELGKSILVKGGKDLTIIAVGIMVAKALEAALKLKEEGIDARVIDMHTIKPVDKEAVVKAAKETGAIVTCEEHSIIGGLGSAVAEVLSEEAPVFLKRIGIEDKFGQSGAPDKLMELYGLTSDRIADESRKILKRLKTK; this comes from the coding sequence ATGGCTGAAAAAATTGCAACAAGGGAAGCTTACGGAAAGGCGCTTGTGGAACTTGGAGAAAAAAACAAGAATATCGTGGTATTAGATGCGGATCTTTCAAAATCTACAAAAACAGCGAATTTTGCAAAGAAATTTCCTGAAAGGTTTTTTGATATGGGGATCTCCGAAGCGGATATGATGACTACTGCCGCAGGTTTTGCAACATGCGGCAAAATACCGTTTGCAAGCACTTTCGCAATTTTTGCAACAGGTAGGGCTTATGAGCAGGTAAGAAATTCTATCTGTTATCCGAAGCTGAATGTCAAAATTGCGGCGACTCACTCGGGAATAACCGTTGGAGAAGATGGCGCCACCCATCAATCCGTGGAAGATCTGTCCCTTATGAGATCAATACCGAACATGTGCGTCATATGCCCTGCAGATGCGGTGGAGACTAGAGCGGCCATCTTCGCTGCCGTTGATTATAAAGGGCCTGTTTACATAAGGTTAGGAAGGCTTTCGGTGCCTGTTATATATGACGAGAATAATTTTAAATTTGAATTGGGCAAATCCATATTGGTAAAAGGCGGAAAGGATTTAACAATAATCGCGGTGGGTATCATGGTTGCGAAAGCACTCGAGGCCGCCCTGAAATTAAAAGAGGAAGGCATAGATGCAAGAGTTATCGATATGCATACGATAAAACCGGTGGATAAGGAAGCCGTAGTTAAAGCCGCCAAGGAAACAGGAGCCATTGTAACATGTGAAGAGCACAGCATAATCGGGGGGCTCGGAAGTGCAGTGGCAGAGGTTTTGAGCGAAGAGGCGCCCGTGTTTTTAAAGAGAATAGGCATAGAGGATAAATTTGGCCAATCAGGTGCGCCTGATAAGCTTATGGAACTATATGGGCTGACATCCGACAGGATAGCAGATGAATCCAGGAAAATATTGAAACGTTTAAAAACGAAGTAG
- a CDS encoding transketolase, producing the protein MDKYQHLNDIALKVRRDIVESITEAKSGHPGGSLSAVEIITALYFKIMRINPKKPHWEDRDRFVLSKGHAAPALYSVLAERGYFPREELLKLRKIGAMLQGHPDMKGTPGIDMSTGSLGQGLSSANGMALAGKLDNKDYRVYVLLGDGELEEGQVWEAAMTSAHYELDNLTAFVDHNKLQIDGPISEVMSPEPVDEKFKAFGWNVISINGHDFEQILDAVNIARNTKGRPTMIVAETIKGKGVSFMENQVGWHGSAPSREQCEKALLELGGGK; encoded by the coding sequence ATGGATAAGTATCAGCACTTAAATGATATTGCATTAAAAGTAAGAAGGGACATTGTTGAGTCGATTACAGAGGCAAAATCAGGGCATCCAGGCGGTTCTCTTTCAGCAGTCGAGATAATTACGGCTCTATATTTTAAAATAATGAGGATAAATCCCAAAAAGCCTCATTGGGAGGACAGGGATAGATTCGTTCTTTCAAAGGGGCATGCAGCTCCAGCTTTATACAGCGTTCTTGCGGAGAGAGGTTATTTTCCGAGAGAGGAGCTTTTAAAACTCAGAAAAATAGGAGCGATGCTTCAAGGTCATCCCGACATGAAGGGTACGCCGGGAATAGATATGTCTACAGGTTCCCTGGGGCAGGGGCTTTCATCTGCAAACGGCATGGCGCTTGCAGGAAAGCTCGATAATAAAGATTACAGAGTCTATGTGCTCTTAGGTGACGGTGAACTGGAGGAAGGCCAGGTATGGGAGGCGGCAATGACATCGGCGCATTATGAGCTGGATAATCTTACGGCGTTTGTAGACCATAACAAGCTGCAGATCGATGGCCCTATATCTGAAGTTATGAGTCCCGAACCCGTGGATGAAAAGTTTAAAGCTTTTGGGTGGAATGTTATTTCCATAAATGGTCATGATTTTGAACAGATTTTGGATGCCGTCAACATAGCCCGAAATACCAAGGGAAGGCCGACCATGATTGTAGCTGAAACTATAAAGGGAAAAGGCGTGTCGTTTATGGAAAATCAGGTAGGGTGGCACGGAAGTGCGCCTAGCAGGGAACAATGTGAAAAAGCTCTTTTGGAATTGGGAGGCGGAAAATAA
- a CDS encoding YitT family protein, whose amino-acid sequence MKVQMKIISRVMNILTGSLIAAIAINEYIIPHHLLSGGVGGIAIIVHYTTGISTGVLVFAMNIPIFIEGIRKIDRDFIIYSFVGTFGLSIFLIVLNYVRFLEFLRVDDIMLAAIFGGVINGIGAGLIFKNRGSMGGTDIIAVIVKRKRSINIGTVLFSINIFIICIASSLYGIKPALYTLISMYISAAVIDRVQEGFDRKKSVFIVSEKDEEIVEAILKKVHRGVTYLYGEGAYTKKERRIIYCIVTLKQLSELKHLVKQLDPSAFFTITDTSEVSGKGFIYRDI is encoded by the coding sequence ATGAAAGTTCAAATGAAGATAATCTCAAGGGTCATGAATATTCTGACAGGAAGCTTGATTGCCGCGATAGCTATAAATGAGTATATTATTCCCCATCATCTTTTAAGCGGAGGAGTGGGCGGCATAGCTATTATCGTGCATTATACGACCGGAATATCAACCGGCGTGCTGGTTTTTGCCATGAATATACCGATTTTTATCGAGGGTATAAGGAAAATTGACAGGGATTTTATAATATACAGCTTTGTAGGCACATTTGGCCTGTCTATTTTTCTAATAGTGCTTAATTATGTGAGGTTCCTTGAATTTTTGAGAGTTGACGACATAATGCTTGCCGCTATATTTGGAGGTGTAATAAACGGCATAGGGGCGGGTCTTATTTTTAAAAACAGAGGTTCCATGGGAGGAACGGATATTATAGCCGTTATTGTAAAGAGAAAAAGGTCCATCAATATAGGAACGGTGCTTTTTTCGATAAACATATTTATAATCTGCATAGCATCTTCGCTATATGGCATTAAACCTGCATTGTATACGCTGATCTCTATGTATATATCGGCGGCGGTCATAGACAGGGTGCAGGAGGGATTCGACAGAAAGAAATCTGTGTTTATCGTATCCGAAAAAGATGAGGAAATAGTGGAAGCTATATTGAAAAAGGTGCACAGGGGCGTTACATATCTTTATGGAGAAGGTGCATATACGAAAAAGGAAAGAAGGATCATTTATTGTATAGTTACACTAAAGCAACTCTCAGAACTTAAGCATTTAGTAAAACAGCTTGACCCCTCGGCCTTTTTTACGATAACCGATACATCCGAGGTATCCGGCAAGGGATTTATCTACAGGGATATATAA
- the gltX gene encoding glutamate--tRNA ligase produces the protein MGLKEVRTRFAPSPTGYMHIGNLRTGLYAYLLARKYGGKFILRIEDTDQERYVEGAVDVIYNVLKLAGLKHDEGPDIGGPYGPYVQSQRKSIYKEYAEKLIDIGGAYYCFCTKEKVEEIKENQNLGAKYNDPCRYIPPDEAKERVKRGEPYVVRQRIPEIGATSFEDAVFGKITVDNNTLDENVLLKSDGFPTYNFANVIDDHLMKISHVMRGVEYLSSTPKYNLLYNAFGWEIPVYIHLPLIIKEGGKKLAKREGDASFEDFYNKGYLTQAIINYIALLGWNPGTSQEIFSLQELEHEFSIEGLSKSSAMFDIKKLNWMNGEYIRKMSLDDFHNKALPYYKKVIKNDKIDLNKISALLHARTEVFSDISSNIDFFEKLPDYDVNMYVHKKMKTNLDNSFISLKNSYEALENLQDWNEDSIRAALYGVIEKLGVKNGVVLWPVRTALSGKQYTPGGAIEIADVLGRDESLRRLHIGIEKLSNAK, from the coding sequence ATAGGTTTGAAAGAAGTTAGAACAAGATTTGCGCCAAGTCCTACAGGTTATATGCATATCGGAAATTTGAGGACGGGTTTATATGCTTACCTTTTGGCAAGGAAATATGGAGGGAAATTCATATTGAGGATTGAAGATACCGATCAGGAAAGATATGTGGAGGGCGCAGTCGATGTCATATATAATGTGCTGAAACTCGCAGGGCTGAAGCATGACGAAGGTCCTGACATAGGAGGACCTTATGGGCCTTATGTCCAGAGCCAGAGAAAAAGCATATACAAGGAGTATGCTGAAAAATTAATCGACATTGGCGGAGCATATTACTGTTTCTGTACAAAGGAGAAGGTCGAGGAGATAAAGGAAAATCAGAACTTGGGAGCCAAATATAATGATCCATGCAGGTACATACCGCCTGATGAAGCTAAAGAGAGAGTGAAGAGAGGCGAACCTTATGTCGTAAGGCAGAGGATACCCGAGATAGGGGCTACATCCTTTGAAGATGCGGTATTCGGGAAGATAACCGTCGATAATAATACTCTTGATGAAAATGTGTTGCTGAAATCCGATGGGTTCCCGACATACAACTTTGCGAATGTAATAGACGATCATCTCATGAAAATTTCCCATGTGATGAGAGGTGTGGAATACCTGTCTTCGACGCCGAAGTACAATTTATTGTATAATGCCTTCGGATGGGAAATCCCTGTATATATTCATCTTCCCCTTATAATTAAGGAAGGTGGTAAAAAACTCGCCAAACGTGAGGGGGATGCATCATTTGAGGATTTTTACAACAAAGGATATCTTACTCAGGCTATAATAAACTATATTGCTCTTCTTGGCTGGAATCCAGGTACGTCCCAGGAAATATTTTCCTTACAAGAGCTTGAGCACGAATTCAGCATAGAAGGCCTGAGCAAATCTTCAGCGATGTTTGATATTAAAAAGCTAAACTGGATGAACGGCGAATATATAAGGAAAATGTCACTGGATGATTTCCATAATAAGGCTCTTCCATATTACAAAAAAGTAATAAAAAACGATAAAATCGATCTTAATAAAATAAGCGCGCTGCTTCATGCAAGGACGGAAGTATTCAGCGATATATCTTCGAATATCGATTTTTTTGAAAAGTTGCCGGATTATGATGTAAATATGTATGTTCATAAGAAGATGAAAACAAATCTGGATAATTCCTTTATAAGCCTGAAAAATTCTTATGAAGCCCTTGAAAATTTACAGGACTGGAATGAAGACAGCATAAGGGCTGCTTTATACGGTGTTATCGAGAAACTGGGTGTAAAGAATGGAGTAGTGCTGTGGCCTGTCAGGACAGCTCTTTCAGGTAAACAGTATACACCGGGCGGAGCTATTGAAATAGCAGATGTACTTGGCAGGGATGAGTCTTTGAGAAGGTTGCATATAGGTATCGAAAAACTGTCAAATGCAAAGTAG
- a CDS encoding HD-GYP domain-containing protein translates to MRLVPVNCVREGSYLGKTILDSCGRALLKKGAKLDNPILKKIEMNGIYSVYIKDEYSENELEDIIKPEIRQKAIKTIKESYENLMKYSKYREGNLLDFRKASKSKYKYIEDIDKISRELLNEVLSKKNVLVNLVDIKTMDNYTYEHSIDVAVLSIIIGMELNFTENRLYKLTIGAILHDIGKIFIPKEVLLKNGRLTETEFSLIKKHPERGFNYIQDEDGIYPTSRIVILQHHERINGTGYPYNLKGNKIHEFSKIVSLADVYDALTSDRPYRLAIPPNEAVEYIMGGVGRYFDLKYVNAFLKRIVPYPEGTLVRMCNGDIGVVEKVNREYPLRPKIKIIWKKGKGKIAEHIDLMEVKNAVIKGVQYKIPNS, encoded by the coding sequence TTGCGTTTGGTTCCCGTTAATTGTGTTAGAGAAGGTTCTTACCTTGGAAAGACGATACTGGATAGTTGCGGTAGAGCGCTTCTTAAAAAAGGCGCTAAACTTGACAATCCGATTTTAAAAAAGATTGAGATGAATGGGATATATTCTGTATATATAAAAGATGAATATAGTGAAAATGAACTCGAAGATATTATAAAGCCTGAAATAAGGCAAAAAGCCATAAAAACCATAAAGGAAAGCTATGAGAATTTAATGAAATATAGCAAGTACAGGGAGGGAAATTTGCTGGATTTCAGGAAGGCTTCGAAATCAAAATATAAATATATTGAAGATATAGATAAAATATCACGGGAACTTCTAAATGAAGTTTTATCGAAAAAGAATGTGCTCGTCAATCTTGTGGATATTAAAACAATGGACAATTATACGTATGAGCACAGTATTGACGTTGCAGTGCTGTCTATAATCATAGGTATGGAGCTCAACTTTACTGAAAACAGGCTGTATAAACTTACAATAGGTGCGATACTTCACGATATAGGCAAAATATTTATACCAAAAGAGGTACTATTAAAAAACGGAAGGCTTACCGAAACGGAATTCAGCCTGATAAAAAAACATCCCGAAAGGGGCTTTAATTATATTCAAGATGAGGATGGAATCTATCCAACTTCCAGGATTGTAATACTTCAGCATCACGAAAGGATTAACGGTACAGGCTATCCGTATAATCTTAAAGGCAATAAAATACATGAGTTTTCGAAAATAGTTTCTTTAGCAGATGTATATGATGCATTGACTTCCGATAGGCCATACAGGCTGGCAATACCGCCAAATGAAGCAGTGGAATATATCATGGGCGGAGTAGGCAGATATTTTGATCTGAAGTATGTGAATGCATTTTTAAAGAGAATCGTTCCATATCCTGAAGGGACTCTGGTCAGGATGTGCAACGGTGATATAGGTGTGGTGGAAAAAGTGAACAGGGAATATCCACTCCGCCCAAAAATAAAGATTATCTGGAAAAAGGGCAAGGGCAAAATAGCCGAGCATATAGACCTCATGGAAGTGAAAAATGCCGTTATAAAGGGTGTGCAGTACAAGATCCCCAATAGTTAA
- a CDS encoding nucleoside kinase, with protein MGKIHVELKNGQRIECDKGISLLDLIKSLYKENKKNIIIAKVDNGLKELNDTLSRDSKVEFLTLSSHEARRIYARGLSFVLIRAAMEVFPGCTISVEHSLNKGLYGEIYKDKKLNKDDIAQIRERMQKIINDDAPFEKLTISLKEAAEFFRRYGQNDKLRLLKYLKSDTIDVYKCGWVYDYFYGSMVPSAGYLKYFELEYYEPGFILRYPDIYTQNSIPEYQDQKKLFLVYREAEQWAKVLDVADVGALNDKVSSGEMGDMIRVSEALHEKKIAKIADTITDNKDKIKIVLISGPSSSGKTTFSKRLSIQLRVNGLRPKAISLDNYFLDRDKTPRKENGQPDFESIDALDIKLINEHFKKLLNGEEIDLPVFNFIKGRREYKGDKLKLGKDTILIVEGIHGLNKALTCDIAPENKFKIYVSALTQLNIDNHNRIPTTDLRILRRIIRDNRTRGRNAESTILGFPDVRRGEDINIFPYQEEADMMFNSALIYELGVLKKYAEPLLKEIKRSSSAYSEAKRLLSFLGYFLTVNEKEVPTNSIIREFIGGSCFYEDE; from the coding sequence ATGGGGAAAATACATGTTGAACTAAAAAACGGCCAAAGGATAGAATGCGATAAAGGTATAAGTCTGCTGGACTTAATCAAGAGTTTATATAAAGAGAATAAAAAAAATATAATTATCGCAAAAGTTGACAATGGTTTGAAAGAGCTGAACGATACATTAAGCAGGGATTCAAAGGTTGAGTTTTTGACATTGTCATCACACGAGGCAAGAAGGATTTACGCAAGAGGTTTGTCCTTTGTGCTTATAAGGGCTGCTATGGAGGTATTCCCGGGCTGTACCATATCCGTTGAACATTCGTTGAATAAGGGACTTTATGGAGAAATATACAAAGATAAAAAGCTTAATAAGGATGATATAGCGCAGATACGTGAGAGGATGCAGAAGATAATAAATGACGATGCTCCATTTGAAAAGCTAACGATAAGTTTAAAGGAAGCGGCGGAGTTCTTCAGGAGATACGGGCAAAACGACAAGTTAAGGCTGCTTAAATATTTGAAAAGCGATACTATAGACGTATATAAGTGCGGGTGGGTATACGATTATTTTTACGGAAGCATGGTCCCATCCGCCGGATACCTTAAATATTTTGAGCTGGAATATTATGAACCAGGTTTTATACTCCGTTATCCCGATATATATACTCAAAACTCAATTCCCGAATATCAGGATCAAAAGAAGCTTTTTCTGGTATACAGGGAAGCTGAACAATGGGCAAAGGTACTGGATGTCGCTGATGTAGGAGCCCTAAACGACAAGGTTTCGTCTGGTGAAATGGGTGATATGATAAGAGTGTCGGAAGCGCTGCATGAGAAAAAAATTGCAAAAATTGCCGATACTATTACCGACAATAAAGATAAAATTAAAATCGTTCTTATCTCCGGCCCTTCGTCCTCGGGAAAGACGACTTTTTCCAAGAGATTGTCTATTCAGCTTCGCGTCAACGGTCTCAGGCCCAAAGCCATATCCCTTGACAATTATTTTTTAGACAGGGATAAAACCCCGAGAAAAGAAAACGGCCAGCCCGATTTCGAATCTATCGACGCGCTGGATATAAAACTGATCAATGAACATTTTAAAAAGCTTCTGAATGGGGAAGAGATAGATCTTCCGGTATTTAATTTTATAAAGGGACGCAGGGAATACAAGGGGGACAAATTAAAACTCGGCAAGGATACAATACTCATAGTTGAGGGAATTCACGGCCTTAATAAAGCCCTTACATGCGATATAGCCCCTGAAAACAAGTTTAAAATATATGTAAGCGCCCTCACGCAGCTTAATATCGATAACCACAACAGGATACCGACTACCGATCTTAGAATTTTAAGAAGGATAATCAGGGATAACAGAACGAGGGGAAGGAACGCAGAGTCGACCATACTTGGTTTTCCTGATGTAAGAAGAGGAGAGGATATAAACATTTTCCCATATCAGGAGGAAGCCGACATGATGTTTAATTCCGCTCTGATCTATGAACTCGGGGTGCTCAAAAAATATGCCGAACCGCTTTTGAAAGAGATTAAGAGAAGCAGCAGTGCATATTCCGAGGCAAAAAGGCTGCTGAGTTTTTTGGGTTACTTCCTGACCGTCAATGAAAAAGAGGTTCCGACGAATTCAATTATCAGGGAGTTTATCGGCGGAAGCTGTTTTTATGAGGATGAATAG